A stretch of DNA from Spirosoma endbachense:
CTCCAGACCGAAACCGCCCGGCGACTCTATCACGATTATGCCCGGCCAATGCCGATCATCGATTACCATTGCCATCTGCCGCCCGATCAGATTGCCGCTGATAAACAGTTTGAGAACATGACCCAGCTCTGGCTCTATGGCGATCATTACAAGTGGCGGGCTATGCGCACGCACGGGATCAACGAACGCTATTGTACGGGCGATGCAACTGACTGGGAGAAATTCGAGAAATGGGCTGAAACGATTCCGTATACCGTTCGTAATCCGCTTTATCACTGGTCCCATCTGGAACTTAAAAATCCATTCGGTGTGACGGATGTGCTTAACCCGACTACGGCCCGTTCGGTCTATGATACCTGTAACGAACAGTTGCCGGGCCTCTCGGCGCGCACCCTGCTCCAGCATTTCGACGTTCGTGTGGTCTGTTCAACGGACGATCCGACCGACTCGCTCGAACACCACCGGGCTATTACCAGCGATGGTTTTGGCGTAAAAGTTCTACCAACGTTCCGGCCCGATAAAGCAATGGCCATCGATGATTCGGTGGTGTTCCGGGCTTATGTTCAGAAGGTCGCTGCCGCAACGAACAAGGAAATACGGACACTATCTGATTATCTGGATGCCCTCAAATTGCGGCATGATTACTTTAACGAGATGGGCTGCCGGTTATCGGACCACGGCCTCGAAACGGTCTATGCCGAACCGTATACAGAAGGGGAGGTGCAGCTTATATTCGATCACCTGTTGCGGGGAGCGGCCGTTGACCCGATAAATATCCTCAAATTCAAGTCGTTTATGCTTGTGCAGTTTGCCGAGTGGGATCACGAGAAAGGCTGGACACAACAGTTTCACCTGGGTGCACTCCGCAACAACAACATCCGCCGATTGCGTGAACTTGGCCCTGATACGGGCTGGGATAGCATTGGCGATTTCCCGCAGGCAGTTGCTTTGTCGCGCTTTCTGGGTGGCCTTGATGATCGTGATCAACTGGCTAAAACAATACTTTACAATCTGAACCCGGCTGATAACGAAGTAATTGCGACGATGATCGGCAATTTCAATGATGGCTCGGTTCGCGGAAAAGTGCAGTTTGGTTCGGGCTGGTGGTTTCTGGATCAGAAAGACGGTATGGAAAAACAGATCAATACCCTGTCGAACATGGGCTTGTTGAGTGCCTTTGTCGGCATGCTGACCGATTCGCGGAGTTTCGTATCCTACAGTCGTCACGAATATTTCCGGCGGATTCTCTGCAATATATTTGGCAACGATGTTGAAAACGGCGAACTGCCAAATGACGTCGACTGGATAGGGCAGATCGTGCAGGACATCTGTTACCGAAATGCCGAGCGGTATTTTGGGTTTTAAGTAGGATTTTGGTCGTTATGTATACGGGTAATTAGGGCAATTGGCTAACTCAGTTGCTTTAATTACCCGTTTTACACTATTGACCCATGTAGTGCAATGGAGCATACATTTATTGAAACAGGTGGTTTACGACTGCATGTCGTTCAGGCGGGACCAGTTGATGGGCCGCTTGTGATTCTGTTGCATGGCTTTCCGGAGTTTTGGTATGGATGGCGTCACCAGATAGATGACCTGGCAGACGCTGGCTTCCGGGTTTGGGTACCTGACCAACGGGGCTATAACCTTAGCGATAAGCCAACGGATATAGGCTCGTATGCTATTGATACCTTAGCCGCCGATGTGATTGGGCTGATTGAGGCAGCAGGTCGGCAAAAAGCAATTCTCGTCGGTCATGATTGGGGAGCCGCCGTTGCCTGGTGGACAGCCGTCGTGTATCCGGAACGGATTGAACGACTGGTTGTCATGAATGTTCCACATCCAGTTGTGATGAAGAAATTTGCCCGTCGTGATTTAGGGCAGATGCTACGAAGCTGGTATATCGGCTTCTTTCAATTGCCCTGGTTACCGGAACAGATACTTCGGTTTGATAACTGGCATTTCCTGGAACGAACCCTGCGAAGTAGTAGCCGGACCGGAACATTCACCGGGGAGGAAATTCAGCAGTATAAAGCAGCCTGGTCGCAACCTGGTGCAGCCAAAGCGATGATTAACTGGTACAGAGCGTCATTGCAAAGGCCAATGTCACGTCGGCCTACCATTCACGTTACTGTTCCAACGTTACTCATCTGGGGTTGTCAGGATCGATTTCTAAAACGGGAAATGGCCCAGTTGAGCATCGATCTCTGCACGAATGGTCGTGTCGAGTTTCTCGAAAATGCTACGCACTGGGTTCAGCATGAAGAAGCGAACCGGGTGAATGAGTTGATAAAAACTGGGTGAGCATCAGGAGAGCAATAAATGCGTCTGATGCTCACCCAACTTACTTCTGACTAAGCCTTTATTGCTTATATACCTTCCCGTCTTTCATCACAAACTGGACGGTTTGCAGGGCTTTGATGTTCTGAATCGGATTTTCACCTACCGCAATGATATCGGCCATTTTTCCGGTTTCGATGGAGCCAATTTGCGCGTCCATACCCAGCAATTTGGCGTTGGTCATCAGAGCCGATTTGATCGCTTCTACCGCGGGCATACCTGCTTCAACCATGTATTCAAATTCTTTGGCGTTATAGCCGTGGATATAAACCCCGGCATCAGTACCGAAAGCAATTTTTACGCCCGCCTTATACGCCTTGGCAAACGTAGCCTGAATTTTTGGGCCAATGGCCAACGCTTTGGGAGTTACCAGGGCCGGGTAATAACCGAACATCCGGGCTGAGTCAGCTACTGTCTTACCTGCAATGATGGTTGGAACATAGTAGGTGCCATATTTTTTGAACAGCTCAATCGCTTCGTCATCCATATAGGTACCGTGCTCAATGGTTTGTACACCCGCTCGGATGGCGCGTTTCATCCCTTCAGCACCGTGTGCGTGGGCGGCTACGGCAAAGCCATAATCTTTCGCTGCATCGACAACGGCTTTCACTTCTTCTTCCGTAAACTGAGGGCCGGAGCCATCTTTTGCGTTACTCAACACACCACCCGTTGCCGTGATTTTTATTAAGTCAGATCCATCTTTGTAGCGTTGACGAACCGCTTTTCGGGCATCTTCGGGGCTGT
This window harbors:
- a CDS encoding alpha/beta fold hydrolase; this encodes MEHTFIETGGLRLHVVQAGPVDGPLVILLHGFPEFWYGWRHQIDDLADAGFRVWVPDQRGYNLSDKPTDIGSYAIDTLAADVIGLIEAAGRQKAILVGHDWGAAVAWWTAVVYPERIERLVVMNVPHPVVMKKFARRDLGQMLRSWYIGFFQLPWLPEQILRFDNWHFLERTLRSSSRTGTFTGEEIQQYKAAWSQPGAAKAMINWYRASLQRPMSRRPTIHVTVPTLLIWGCQDRFLKREMAQLSIDLCTNGRVEFLENATHWVQHEEANRVNELIKTG
- a CDS encoding amidohydrolase family protein yields the protein MKKVYLLAGLSLLAAPLFAQRTLIHCGNLFDGVGNALQPQMTVVVEGNKITAVQKGYTAPAGKDVVLDLKSKTVLPGLIDMHVHLETQTRRGGAIDGFTKNVPDVAYQASRYAKTTLLAGFTTVRDLGGSGVNISLRNAINAGLVEGPRILTVGKSIATTGGHADPTNGYRKDLMGDPGPAEGVINSPEDARKAVRQRYKDGSDLIKITATGGVLSNAKDGSGPQFTEEEVKAVVDAAKDYGFAVAAHAHGAEGMKRAIRAGVQTIEHGTYMDDEAIELFKKYGTYYVPTIIAGKTVADSARMFGYYPALVTPKALAIGPKIQATFAKAYKAGVKIAFGTDAGVYIHGYNAKEFEYMVEAGMPAVEAIKSALMTNAKLLGMDAQIGSIETGKMADIIAVGENPIQNIKALQTVQFVMKDGKVYKQ
- the uxaC gene encoding glucuronate isomerase — translated: MNSLLLSPAFLSDDFLLQTETARRLYHDYARPMPIIDYHCHLPPDQIAADKQFENMTQLWLYGDHYKWRAMRTHGINERYCTGDATDWEKFEKWAETIPYTVRNPLYHWSHLELKNPFGVTDVLNPTTARSVYDTCNEQLPGLSARTLLQHFDVRVVCSTDDPTDSLEHHRAITSDGFGVKVLPTFRPDKAMAIDDSVVFRAYVQKVAAATNKEIRTLSDYLDALKLRHDYFNEMGCRLSDHGLETVYAEPYTEGEVQLIFDHLLRGAAVDPINILKFKSFMLVQFAEWDHEKGWTQQFHLGALRNNNIRRLRELGPDTGWDSIGDFPQAVALSRFLGGLDDRDQLAKTILYNLNPADNEVIATMIGNFNDGSVRGKVQFGSGWWFLDQKDGMEKQINTLSNMGLLSAFVGMLTDSRSFVSYSRHEYFRRILCNIFGNDVENGELPNDVDWIGQIVQDICYRNAERYFGF